In Colletotrichum higginsianum IMI 349063 chromosome 3, whole genome shotgun sequence, a genomic segment contains:
- a CDS encoding Cytochrome P450 monooxygenase, with product MASSTPLDITPLIQINSPVTIGILAVVLAYVLYLWALPKPIPGLPCDPDASSSLLGSVPSMLRLQSETGATFVDYMIHQSKKLDSPIFQVFLGPLTRPHVVVADFRESQDILLRRREFDRAVESMRSVFAGMIPHHHIHMKTDATWKAHRYLLQDMLLPAVMSSVAGPAIYANTTELITLWRLKAQIGGGRPFDAHKDVFQGALDAILGVAFGKSFEHHAIRPKVDLLRSLDKAEIARLGLVATADNLDEPVDFPEGPKDKVIAAILDLADSLDGMPAAAFPTLKWAWLSRTPHLRRAIKDKRDFIVREIETALERQKTGKADTDKRAPVRSAVDLMVRKEKELAEKGNRQPQYLSPVMVDEIFGFIVAGHDTTSTTVNWGVKILADHPEITRRLRAALQQCHHRAVAENRNPTADEIQTSRIPYLEATMEELLRCAGTTPSVDRVALADTEVLGHPISKGTMVMMLGTGPSLLRPGFEIPEAKRSPTAQAAKKEGKARAWDHGDIAAFRPERWLAADGHEFDATAGPQLSFGLGGRSCFGKKLAYLELRIIVTLIVWNFELLPCPEKLSGYASIIGITNKPLECYVRLKDVKLGEGV from the exons ATGGCGTCTTCCACTCCCCTAGACATCACACCGTTGATTCAGATCAACTCACCAGTGACCATTGGCATCTtggccgtcgtcctcgcctaCGTCCTCTACCTGTGGGCGCTCCCCAAGCCGATTCCTGGACTTCCCTGTGACCCCGATGCGTCCAGCAGCCTCCTGGGGAGCGTCCCCAGCATGCTCCGCCTCCAGTCCGAGACGGGCGCGACCTTTGTCGACTACATGATCCACCAGtccaagaagctcgactcgCCCATCTTCCAAGTCTTCCTCGGCCCGCTGACGCGGCCGCACGTCGTGGTGGCCGACTTCCGCGAGTCTCAGGACATcctcctgcgccgccgcgagttcgaccgcgccgtcgagtcgATGCGCAGCGTCTTCGCCGGCATGATCCCGCACCACCACATCCACATGAAGACCGACGCCACATGGAAGGCCCACCGCTACCTGCTGCAGGACATGCTGCTGCCCGCCGTCATGTCGAGCGTCGCCGGCCCCGCCATCTACGCGAACACGACGGAGCTGATCACGCTCTGGCGGCTCAAGGCCCagatcggcggcggccgccccTTCGACGCGCACAAGGACGTCTTCCagggcgccctcgacgccatccTGGGCGTGGCCTTTGGCAAGAGCTTCGAGCACCACGCGATCCGGCCCAAGGTCGACCTGCTCCGCagcctcgacaaggccgagatTGCGCGGCTGGGCCTggtcgccaccgccgacaacctcgacgagccgGTCGACTTCCCTGAGGGCCCCAAGGACAAGGTCATCGCCGCgatcctcgacctcgccgactcCCTCGACGGCATGCCGGCCGCGGCGTTCCCCACGCTGAAGTGGGCATGGCTGTCGCGGACGCCTCACCTCCGGCGCGCCATCAAGGACAAGAGGGACTTCATCGTGCGGGAGATCGAGACGGCCCTGGAGCGGCAGAAGACCGGCAAGGCCGACACTGACAAGCGGGCGCCGGTGCGGTCTGCGGTCGACCTGATGGTGCGCAAGGAAaaggagctcgccgagaaAGGCAACCGACAGCCGCAGTATCTGTCGCCCGTGATGGTTGATGAG ATCTTCggcttcatcgtcgccggccacgacACGACGAGCACGACGGTGAACTGGGGCGTCAAGATCCTCGCCGACCACCCGGAAATCACACGAcgcctccgcgccgccctccAGCAGTGCCACCACCGCGCCGTGGCCGAGAACCGGAACCCGACCGCAGACGAGATCCAGACGTCGCGCATCCCGTACCTCGAGGCCACcatggaggagctgctgcgGTGCGCCGGCACAACGCCCAGCGTGGACCGCgtggccctcgccgacaccGAGGTCCTCGGGCACCCGATCTCCAAGGGGACCATGGTCATGATGCTCGGCACGGGGCCGAGCCTGCTGCGGCCCGGCTTCGAGATCCCGGAGGCCAAGCGGAGCCCGACGGCGcaggccgccaagaaggagggcaaggCGCGCGCCTGGGACCACGGCGACATTGCGGCTTTCAGGCCGGAGCGctggctcgccgccgacgggcacGAGTTCGACGCCACGGCGGGCCCGCAGCTCAGCTTCGGTCTGGGCGGGCGGTCGTGCTTCGGCAAGAAACTGGCGTACCTGGAGCTGAGGATCATCGTCACGCTCATCGTGTGGAACTTTGAGCTGCTGCCGTGCCCGGAGAAGCTTTCCGGCTACGCCTCGATCATCGGCATCACCAACAAGCCGCTGGAATGTTACGTGCGGTTGAAGGACGTCAAactgggcgagggcgttTGA